One Coffea arabica cultivar ET-39 chromosome 5c, Coffea Arabica ET-39 HiFi, whole genome shotgun sequence DNA window includes the following coding sequences:
- the LOC113723415 gene encoding large ribosomal subunit protein eL39-like: MIKKKLVKKQRQNRPIPYWIRMRTDNTIRYNAKRRHWRRTKLGF; the protein is encoded by the coding sequence ATGATAAAGAAGAAGCTGGTGAAGAAGCAGAGACAGAACAGGCCCATCCCTTATTGGATCCGCATGCGCACTGACAACACCATCCGCTACAACGCCAAGCGCCGCCACTGGCGCCGCACCAAGCTCGGCTTCTAA